The Yamadazyma tenuis chromosome 2, complete sequence sequence TCCCCAAAAATTATGGCGTTGGCAAAGAGTATGGCGGATGAGATGGAAGGGTTTTGCAGACACTACACTGGAACAGACTTCAATATGATTTCCACCAGACGAACTTCCAGTTTATTGGATAAAGCAGTGAACCTCATCACCTGTAAGAATTGTTTGATACACTTACAAACTGCGTTTATTATGTTTAATCTTAGTCTTGACTTGTCTGAGATCTACAACACTCTTTACAGATACGTGGTGAATTTTCTACCACAAGAACTCAAGAAAAAAGAATGTGTAAATCAGTTCAAAAGttcttccaccaacaacaagttccTTATATTTTTGGGGTCTTTGAACCGAAAAAATGGTAACTTAAGTCTCTTGAAGACCAACATACTTTTGAACTCAAACAACACCAAACCAACGGATATCAACGGGGAAAGTGACCATGAAGTTACCTTAAGAGATACAATTCTGCACATTCTAGCTGGTGAAGCTGACTCAGAGTCATGTAGCGGAGTAGATGATTCAGATATGAGTGAAGATAACGAAACTGATAATGATGAGAACGACAACGACGATaaagaaacaaaaggaTTAAATGATGACAACTACGATTATGACCGACTAAATGACCATACTGGTGATTTAATGACTGCCACCTTTACGAGACAGAACAAAAATCCATACTCCTCTGGAGGTGGACACCAAACATCAGCATTTTTATGATACTTTTTTAATTGTATATACAAACATCTTCATTATCATATATTTATTTACAAGAACCACTTTTCTCAATCCCAAAATCCCCATCCACCTTTCCCCTTCTGTCTatcttccttcttctttttgaaaaaatctCTCCGACATTCAGTGTATGCATCAAAAAATGCCTGACAAACAGAACGGTCGTCCTGATTTCTCAACACACAGTTAATTGACGCCTGTCTGCTTTGTTCACATGGGTCATAGAACTTAGAGGGCTCTTTGTTGACCCAATTATACTTATGGTGGTGGCTATTTGGGTTATCTGGGTAAAACTTGTAGTTGTCGACTCCTCCTTTTGTGAAATCGACTTTGTCTTTTCGAGTCTCCACGTAGTCATAAGAAGGCTTCTGTTCGCTGGAGTTGATGGTTTTGGGCTTGGTAGATTGGTTGGGTGCCTCTTTTGCTGTCTCTTTGGTGGGCTCAGGCATCGTATCAAGACAACGAGGAATAGAAAATCGCGACTCAAAATTGAACCTCATCTCCTTCGTAAAACATGTCTTTACAAATACTTACAGCAAAGATACCGTGTCAGAAGTGCGGAGAGGATGCCCTGGTGACAAACAGGAAGGAGGTAGTATGTAATGAATGTTTTAACATGTCCATGAGGGGCAGACTAC is a genomic window containing:
- the COX23 gene encoding Mitochondrial copper homeostasis protein (EggNog:ENOG503P6XV; COG:O); amino-acid sequence: MPEPTKETAKEAPNQSTKPKTINSSEQKPSYDYVETRKDKVDFTKGGVDNYKFYPDNPNSHHHKYNWVNKEPSKFYDPCEQSRQASINCVLRNQDDRSVCQAFFDAYTECRRDFFKKKKEDRQKGKGGWGFWD